In Magnetospirillum sp. WYHS-4, one genomic interval encodes:
- a CDS encoding site-specific integrase produces MATITPRTNREGKLIGWQAKVRIKGFPGQSRVFDTKSAAKEWATDIETQMKRGTFVSRTEAEATTLGEALKRYGEEVTPSKKGARQEASRILRLRGSQLAKYSLANLRSADVAEWRNELVEAGKAPTTIRNLASIISQVYETARCEWNMEGLHNPILGVRMPSLRQGRDRRLADDEEERLLAACRNSGSYWLAPMVILALETAMRQGELLALQWPNVRGRVAHLPDSKNGTSRDVPLSSRARAALDELPRSLDGRVFPVRQDGVVTAFRAATRRAKIEGLRFHDLRHEATSRLFERGWGIMEVASVTGHKTLQMLKRYTHFEAEKLADRLG; encoded by the coding sequence ATGGCGACGATCACCCCGAGGACCAATCGCGAAGGCAAGTTGATCGGCTGGCAGGCCAAGGTCCGGATCAAAGGGTTCCCCGGCCAGTCACGGGTTTTCGACACGAAGAGCGCTGCGAAGGAGTGGGCCACCGATATCGAGACCCAGATGAAGCGCGGCACCTTCGTGTCCCGCACCGAGGCGGAAGCCACCACCCTCGGGGAAGCCCTGAAGCGCTACGGCGAAGAGGTGACCCCGAGCAAGAAGGGGGCACGCCAGGAAGCCTCGCGCATCCTCCGGCTTCGAGGATCGCAACTGGCAAAATACTCCCTCGCCAACCTCCGGAGCGCCGATGTCGCCGAATGGCGGAACGAACTCGTGGAAGCCGGGAAGGCGCCGACCACCATCCGGAACCTCGCCTCCATCATCAGCCAAGTCTACGAGACCGCCCGGTGCGAATGGAACATGGAGGGACTGCATAATCCCATCCTCGGCGTCCGGATGCCGAGCCTCCGCCAAGGGCGGGATCGCCGGCTTGCCGACGACGAGGAGGAACGCCTCCTCGCCGCCTGCCGGAACAGCGGTTCCTACTGGCTGGCGCCCATGGTGATCCTCGCCCTTGAAACGGCCATGCGGCAGGGCGAACTGCTCGCCCTGCAGTGGCCGAACGTCCGGGGACGGGTCGCGCATCTGCCCGACTCGAAGAACGGCACGAGCCGCGATGTGCCGCTGTCCAGCCGCGCTCGGGCGGCGCTGGACGAACTTCCGCGCTCCCTCGACGGGCGGGTGTTCCCCGTCCGGCAGGATGGCGTCGTGACGGCCTTCCGGGCCGCCACAAGGCGGGCAAAGATCGAGGGGCTACGGTTCCACGATCTCCGGCACGAGGCCACCAGCCGCCTCTTTGAGCGCGGCTGGGGTATCATGGAAGTGGCCTCGGTCACGGGACACAAGACCCTGCAGATGCTCAAGCGCTACACCCATTTCGAGGCGGAGAAGCTGGCGGATCGGCTCGGATAG
- a CDS encoding glutathione S-transferase N-terminal domain-containing protein, whose product MIDLYTFATPNGKKASVMLEEVGLPYRVTPIDIMKGDQFKPEYLAINPNGKIPAIVDEEGPDGQPIAVFESGAILIYLAEKAQSPLLPSEPRARYATLQWLMFQMGGVGPMFGQAHHFLKFAPENVPYAKDRYGKETRRLYGVMDRRLTETTFLAGPTYTIADIATFPWVARHPVHQVDLAEFPSVKRWHDAIALRPTVMKGMQVPS is encoded by the coding sequence ATGATCGACCTTTATACATTCGCCACGCCGAACGGCAAGAAGGCCTCGGTGATGCTGGAAGAGGTGGGACTGCCCTACCGGGTGACCCCTATCGACATCATGAAGGGCGACCAGTTCAAGCCCGAGTACCTGGCGATCAATCCGAACGGCAAGATCCCGGCCATCGTCGATGAGGAAGGACCGGACGGCCAGCCCATCGCGGTCTTCGAATCCGGCGCCATCCTGATCTATCTTGCGGAGAAGGCCCAAAGCCCCTTGCTGCCCAGCGAACCGCGCGCCCGTTACGCGACGCTGCAATGGCTGATGTTTCAGATGGGCGGCGTCGGGCCCATGTTCGGCCAAGCACACCATTTCCTGAAGTTCGCCCCCGAAAATGTCCCCTACGCCAAGGACCGCTACGGCAAGGAAACCCGGCGGCTCTACGGCGTGATGGATCGCCGCCTTACCGAGACGACCTTCCTGGCCGGGCCGACCTATACCATCGCCGACATCGCGACCTTCCCCTGGGTGGCCCGCCATCCGGTGCATCAAGTGGATCTGGCCGAATTCCCCAGCGTCAAGCGCTGGCACGACGCCATCGCGTTACGGCCGACGGTCATGAAGGGAATGCAGGTGCCTTCTTGA
- a CDS encoding NAD-dependent epimerase/dehydratase family protein: MTILVTGAAGFIGFHLVRTLLARGDRVVGVDNLNDYYDVGLKEARLARLRDHPGFAFERLDIADRVAMESLADRHPDVTDVVSLAAQPGVRYSLVNPYAYVHTNVDGHLCVLELCRRLPQPRHLVYASSSSVYGLSPDMPLAVEQRTDSPISLYAATKKSAELMSRTYAHLYRLPQTGLRYFTVYGPWGRPDMAPMIFTRKILAGEPIQIFNQGDMRRDFTYVDDIVAGTIACLDSPPADRGETPPHRIYNIGNNTPVALLEFIAALEAALGRTAVRELLPMQPGDVKETFADIEPMRRDFGYRPRTPLSEGIGHFVAWYKDYFGV, from the coding sequence ATGACCATCCTGGTAACTGGCGCGGCCGGCTTCATCGGCTTCCACTTGGTGCGGACCTTGCTGGCGCGCGGGGACCGGGTGGTCGGCGTTGACAACCTGAACGACTATTACGACGTCGGCCTCAAGGAAGCGCGGCTGGCCCGGTTGCGCGACCATCCGGGATTCGCATTCGAACGCCTGGACATCGCCGACCGCGTCGCCATGGAGTCGCTGGCCGATCGCCACCCGGACGTCACGGACGTGGTTTCCCTGGCGGCCCAGCCGGGGGTGCGCTATTCGCTGGTCAATCCATATGCCTATGTGCACACCAACGTGGATGGCCACCTTTGCGTCCTGGAACTCTGCCGCCGCCTGCCCCAGCCGCGGCATCTGGTCTATGCCTCGTCGTCCTCGGTCTACGGCCTGAGCCCCGACATGCCGCTCGCGGTGGAGCAGCGCACCGATTCCCCCATCTCGCTCTATGCCGCCACCAAGAAGTCGGCGGAATTGATGAGCCGGACCTACGCCCATCTCTATCGCCTGCCCCAGACGGGACTACGCTACTTCACGGTCTACGGTCCCTGGGGCCGGCCGGACATGGCGCCGATGATCTTCACCCGCAAGATCCTTGCCGGAGAGCCCATCCAGATCTTCAACCAGGGCGACATGCGGCGCGATTTCACCTATGTCGACGACATCGTCGCGGGGACGATCGCCTGCCTGGACTCCCCACCGGCCGACCGCGGCGAAACCCCGCCGCACCGTATCTACAACATCGGCAACAACACGCCGGTGGCCCTGCTGGAGTTCATCGCCGCCCTCGAGGCGGCGCTGGGCCGGACCGCGGTCCGCGAACTGCTGCCCATGCAGCCGGGCGACGTGAAGGAAACCTTCGCCGATATCGAGCCCATGCGACGCGACTTCGGCTATCGGCCGCGAACGCCGCTGTCCGAGGGAATCGGCCACTTCGTCGCTTGGTACAAGGACTACTTCGGAGTCTGA
- a CDS encoding TIGR04372 family glycosyltransferase: MMHSAETEVELRARLWARLDAEPDSYAANRDVGLYCLGKRNLVLMGEEPLLAALRLGRLRDGEETRAILHGLGHINSLKGRHDLAERFYGLARDLMPTHPQYHFDIGDCRYYQGDPKGASVHYARGLNILEAKWRGACTLQGDNSGRRPLFPAPIVCRAYGEAASKLDVFARAWGLGWIGGFRPVLLAPEAQVSNPELIRRWSGYAEVVSDPGAIAELERRFGGTECHLDYIPHPSGQVLHRDLALQSAQVEWDRQGRPAVLELSEDEQRRGRDELSRLGLPRDAWFAALHVRSAETYQEHVPWSQNKYRNAYLENYLPAIESVTARGGWVVRMGDRMMPPLPAMPRTLDLATHPAYTPWLDVFCLGACRFFFGQYSGPVEVSQLFHVPVVGTDWFPLGTWPRSGRNIFIPKRLRRIADGRCLSIAESLAPPRFRGHPPAIYEEFGLEIVDCSADEIREAVEEMLDRLDGRLAYMDEDERRMAQFRRLADPYQVGLPARVGRRYLERHPELIGE; encoded by the coding sequence ATGATGCATTCGGCCGAAACAGAAGTCGAACTGCGGGCCCGTCTCTGGGCCCGCCTGGATGCGGAACCGGACAGCTACGCGGCCAACCGCGACGTCGGGCTCTATTGCCTGGGCAAGCGCAATCTCGTGTTGATGGGCGAGGAACCGCTCCTGGCGGCTCTCAGGTTGGGTCGGCTGCGCGACGGCGAGGAGACCCGGGCCATCCTGCATGGCCTCGGGCACATCAACAGCCTGAAGGGACGGCATGACTTGGCGGAAAGGTTCTATGGCCTGGCCCGCGACCTGATGCCCACGCATCCGCAATACCATTTCGACATCGGGGACTGCCGCTATTACCAGGGCGACCCGAAGGGGGCGTCGGTCCACTACGCACGCGGGCTGAATATCCTCGAAGCCAAATGGCGGGGAGCCTGCACCCTGCAGGGCGACAACAGCGGCCGGCGCCCGCTGTTTCCCGCGCCGATCGTCTGCCGGGCCTACGGCGAGGCGGCCTCCAAATTGGACGTCTTCGCCCGTGCCTGGGGGTTGGGATGGATCGGGGGGTTCCGGCCGGTCCTCCTGGCTCCCGAGGCCCAGGTCTCCAACCCGGAGTTGATCCGGCGCTGGAGCGGCTATGCGGAAGTCGTGTCCGATCCCGGCGCCATCGCCGAACTGGAGCGCCGCTTCGGCGGAACCGAATGTCATCTCGACTACATTCCGCACCCCTCGGGACAAGTCCTGCACCGGGATTTGGCCCTGCAGTCCGCCCAGGTGGAATGGGATCGCCAAGGCCGGCCGGCCGTGCTGGAATTGAGCGAGGACGAGCAGAGACGCGGCCGCGACGAATTGTCCCGGCTCGGTCTGCCGCGAGACGCGTGGTTCGCCGCGTTGCACGTGCGTAGCGCGGAAACCTACCAGGAGCACGTCCCCTGGAGCCAGAACAAGTACCGCAACGCCTATCTGGAAAACTACCTCCCCGCCATCGAGAGCGTAACGGCGCGCGGGGGCTGGGTGGTCCGCATGGGCGACCGGATGATGCCGCCCCTGCCCGCAATGCCGCGCACCCTTGACCTCGCCACCCATCCCGCCTACACGCCGTGGCTGGATGTGTTCTGCCTGGGGGCTTGTCGGTTCTTCTTCGGTCAATATTCGGGGCCCGTCGAAGTGTCGCAGCTCTTCCATGTTCCCGTCGTCGGGACCGACTGGTTCCCGCTGGGCACTTGGCCGCGCTCCGGACGCAACATCTTCATTCCGAAGCGGCTGCGGCGGATTGCCGATGGCCGCTGCCTTTCCATCGCCGAATCCCTCGCGCCGCCCCGCTTCCGCGGCCACCCGCCTGCGATCTACGAGGAATTCGGCCTGGAGATCGTCGATTGTTCGGCAGACGAAATTCGCGAGGCGGTCGAGGAAATGCTCGACCGCCTGGACGGGCGGCTCGCCTACATGGATGAAGACGAGCGCCGCATGGCCCAGTTCCGCCGCCTGGCCGATCCCTACCAGGTCGGGCTTCCCGCCCGGGTGGGACGGCGCTACCTGGAACGGCATCCGGAACTGATCGGCGAGTGA
- a CDS encoding DedA family protein — protein sequence MEEIARLVQEYGDLIYVGSFLWTFFEGETFVLFGGYAAHAGIVDPWLLLISAWTGTFLGDQTWFLLGRRYGPALLRRFPKWEPGIEVALDMLHRYDIWFILSFRFIYGIRNVSSVACGLSKLTWPRFAFLNFVAGGVWASTFVGIGYGFGQLSEAVLGKTAKAIGLGALAIFAVVVMLLVRKHQKQLKKKVVAAGRHIEAIPAEANKPQG from the coding sequence ATGGAAGAAATCGCCCGGCTGGTTCAGGAATACGGAGACCTGATCTATGTCGGGTCCTTTCTCTGGACTTTCTTCGAGGGCGAGACCTTCGTCCTGTTCGGCGGCTACGCCGCCCATGCCGGCATCGTCGACCCGTGGCTGCTGCTGATCTCCGCCTGGACCGGCACCTTCCTGGGCGACCAGACTTGGTTTCTGCTCGGGCGGCGGTACGGGCCGGCCTTGCTGCGGCGTTTTCCCAAGTGGGAGCCGGGCATCGAGGTCGCCCTCGACATGCTGCATCGCTACGACATCTGGTTCATCCTGTCGTTCCGCTTCATCTACGGCATCCGCAACGTCAGTTCGGTGGCCTGCGGCTTGTCCAAGCTGACATGGCCCCGCTTCGCTTTCCTCAACTTCGTCGCCGGCGGAGTCTGGGCTTCGACCTTCGTCGGCATCGGCTATGGCTTCGGCCAGCTTTCCGAGGCCGTCCTGGGCAAGACCGCCAAGGCCATCGGGTTGGGCGCCTTGGCCATCTTCGCCGTGGTGGTCATGCTGCTGGTCAGAAAGCACCAGAAGCAACTGAAGAAGAAGGTCGTTGCCGCGGGCCGCCATATCGAGGCGATCCCGGCCGAGGCGAACAAGCCTCAGGGGTAG
- a CDS encoding diacylglycerol kinase family lipid kinase — MLQQHCNIGGEIALSQADLRRILLIRNPTAGGWRARRFASVLKRLEGLGCRVTVRDTAARGDAEALSRAATSADFDLVAVAGGDGTLSEAANGLAASGSGLPLAVVPLGTANVLAHEIGMPFDADGIARVLATGTPRPVYPGIANGRLFLQMAGIGFDAHAVAAVSLPLKRRLGKAAYILAVLKVLARPFATCRIEVDGKTFEAASAIVAKGHFYGGRFVFCPGARLEAGTLEVCLLPRTGILNFLRYLTAFGLGAVHRLSDVRVVRGRRLRIEGPTGEPVQGDGDLLTTLPLTIEVRDEPLALIYP; from the coding sequence TTGCTGCAACAACACTGTAATATTGGCGGCGAAATCGCCCTTTCCCAGGCGGACTTGCGGCGCATCCTGCTAATCCGCAACCCGACGGCAGGGGGGTGGCGCGCGCGGCGATTCGCTTCCGTCCTGAAGCGGCTGGAAGGGCTAGGCTGCCGGGTGACGGTCAGGGACACCGCGGCGCGCGGCGATGCGGAAGCTCTTTCCCGGGCGGCGACGTCCGCCGATTTCGATCTGGTCGCGGTGGCGGGCGGCGACGGCACCCTCAGCGAGGCGGCCAACGGCTTGGCGGCTTCGGGGTCGGGCCTGCCCTTGGCCGTCGTGCCGCTGGGCACCGCCAACGTGCTGGCCCACGAGATCGGCATGCCCTTCGACGCCGACGGAATCGCCCGCGTTCTGGCGACGGGAACCCCCCGTCCGGTTTATCCCGGCATCGCCAACGGCCGCCTGTTCCTGCAGATGGCGGGCATCGGCTTCGATGCCCATGCGGTGGCGGCGGTCAGCCTGCCGCTCAAGCGGCGATTGGGGAAGGCGGCATATATCCTGGCCGTGCTCAAGGTCCTGGCGCGTCCCTTCGCCACCTGCCGGATCGAAGTGGACGGGAAGACCTTCGAGGCAGCATCGGCGATCGTCGCCAAAGGGCACTTCTACGGCGGCCGCTTCGTCTTCTGCCCCGGCGCCCGCCTGGAAGCGGGCACCCTCGAGGTCTGTCTCCTTCCGCGGACGGGGATCTTGAATTTCCTGCGGTACCTGACGGCTTTCGGGCTCGGCGCCGTCCACCGGCTATCCGACGTCCGCGTGGTCCGAGGACGGCGTCTGCGCATCGAGGGCCCGACGGGTGAACCGGTCCAGGGCGACGGCGACTTGCTGACCACCCTGCCTCTGACCATTGAAGTCCGCGACGAGCCCTTGGCGCTGATCTACCCCTGA
- a CDS encoding UDP-2,3-diacylglucosamine diphosphatase, which produces MDKLRFRAIWISDVHLGTRGCQAEMLLDFLKNTESQYLYLVGDIIDGWRMRRSWYWRQAHNDVVQKILRKARKGTRVVYIPGNHDEDFRDFARHRFGRVAVMLEAMHTTADGKRLWVLHGDAFDGVVKHAKWLAVLGDGAYTAALALNTGFNNLRRHMGFSYWSLSAYLKHKVKNAVEYISRFEHAVIAEARKRRADGVVCGHIHHAEIRPVDGFLYCNDGDWVESCTALVEHFDGRLEILRWAELRGLSPLEMQCESSSSATPGSPR; this is translated from the coding sequence ATGGACAAGCTGAGATTCAGAGCCATCTGGATTTCCGACGTCCATCTCGGGACGCGCGGCTGCCAAGCCGAAATGCTGCTCGATTTCCTGAAGAACACGGAATCGCAGTACCTCTACCTGGTGGGCGACATCATCGACGGTTGGCGGATGCGGCGATCCTGGTACTGGCGCCAGGCCCACAACGACGTGGTGCAGAAAATCCTGCGCAAGGCCCGCAAGGGAACCCGTGTGGTCTATATCCCCGGCAACCACGACGAGGACTTCCGCGACTTCGCCCGCCATCGCTTCGGACGGGTGGCGGTGATGCTGGAAGCCATGCACACCACGGCCGACGGCAAGCGCCTGTGGGTGCTGCACGGCGATGCCTTCGACGGCGTGGTCAAGCATGCCAAGTGGCTGGCGGTGCTGGGCGACGGGGCTTACACGGCGGCTTTGGCGCTGAACACCGGCTTCAACAACCTGCGCCGGCACATGGGCTTTTCCTACTGGTCGCTGTCGGCCTACCTGAAGCACAAGGTCAAGAACGCGGTAGAATACATCAGCCGGTTCGAACATGCCGTGATCGCCGAGGCGCGCAAACGGCGTGCCGACGGCGTGGTTTGCGGCCACATCCATCATGCGGAAATCCGTCCCGTCGACGGCTTTCTCTACTGCAACGACGGCGACTGGGTCGAAAGCTGCACCGCCCTGGTGGAACATTTCGACGGTCGCCTGGAAATCCTGCGCTGGGCCGAACTGCGCGGCCTTTCCCCCCTGGAGATGCAATGCGAATCCTCATCGTCAGCGACGCCTGGTTCCCCCAGGTAA
- a CDS encoding glycosyltransferase family 1 protein, translated as MRILIVSDAWFPQVNGVVRTLATLRDGLIELGHAVETITPDRFRTVPCPSYPEIRLALTRMGTVGRMIDAAQPCAIHIATEGPLGIAARRHCVKKGIPFTTAYHTRFPEYVETRWKVPLSWTYAFMRWFHGPAATVMVATQTIEDALKARGIGNIRRWSRGVDVEMFKPGDKSFLDLPRPISLYVGRVAVEKGIEDFLRLDLPGTKVVVGDGPQLADLKRKFPDVHFAGRRSDNDLARYYAAADVFVFPSRTDTFGLVLLEALASGLPVAAYPVPGPLDVIDGSGAGVLDEDLGVAVRKALDIPPAACRDHALRFSWDACLQQFVGNLEVFA; from the coding sequence ATGCGAATCCTCATCGTCAGCGACGCCTGGTTCCCCCAGGTAAACGGAGTCGTCCGTACCCTCGCCACGCTCCGCGACGGACTGATCGAGCTGGGTCACGCGGTCGAAACCATCACGCCCGACCGGTTCCGGACCGTCCCCTGCCCGTCCTATCCGGAAATCCGCCTCGCGCTGACGCGCATGGGAACGGTGGGCCGGATGATCGACGCCGCCCAGCCCTGCGCCATCCATATCGCCACCGAGGGTCCCCTGGGCATCGCCGCCCGACGCCATTGCGTGAAGAAGGGGATACCCTTCACGACGGCCTACCACACCCGCTTCCCCGAGTACGTGGAGACGCGCTGGAAGGTTCCCCTTTCCTGGACCTACGCCTTCATGCGCTGGTTCCACGGCCCGGCGGCCACCGTGATGGTGGCGACCCAGACCATCGAGGACGCCCTGAAGGCGCGCGGCATCGGCAACATCCGGCGCTGGTCGCGCGGCGTCGACGTGGAAATGTTCAAGCCCGGCGACAAGTCCTTCCTGGACCTGCCCCGGCCGATCAGCCTCTATGTGGGGCGGGTGGCGGTGGAAAAGGGCATCGAGGACTTCCTGCGCCTCGATTTGCCCGGAACCAAGGTGGTGGTGGGCGACGGGCCGCAGTTGGCCGACCTGAAGCGGAAGTTCCCGGACGTCCACTTCGCCGGGCGGCGGAGCGACAACGACCTGGCCCGCTACTACGCGGCGGCGGACGTATTCGTCTTCCCCAGCCGCACCGACACCTTCGGGCTGGTGTTGCTGGAAGCCCTGGCCTCGGGCCTGCCGGTGGCGGCCTATCCGGTGCCGGGGCCGCTGGACGTGATCGACGGCTCGGGGGCCGGCGTGCTGGACGAGGACCTGGGGGTCGCGGTGCGCAAGGCCCTGGACATCCCGCCCGCCGCCTGCCGCGACCACGCCCTGCGCTTTTCCTGGGACGCCTGCCTGCAGCAGTTCGTCGGCAACCTGGAGGTCTTTGCCTAG
- a CDS encoding thymidylate synthase: protein MKAYLDLMRHVRDHGVTKTDRTGVGTRSVFGWQMRFDLAQGFPCLTTKKLHLRSIIHELLWFLKGETNIRYLKENGVSIWDEWADESGELGPVYGYQWRSWPAPDGRAIDQISGLLDQIRRNPDSRRLIVSAWNPADVDRMALPPCHCLFQFYVAEGRLSCQLYQRSADIFLGVPFNIASYALLTLMVAQVTGLAPGEFVHTFGDAHLYLNHLAQVETQLAREPRPLPMLRIDPQVADLFAFRFEDFELVGYDPHPHIKAEVAV from the coding sequence ATGAAGGCTTATCTGGATCTGATGCGCCACGTGCGCGACCACGGGGTGACCAAGACCGACCGCACCGGGGTGGGGACGCGTAGCGTTTTCGGCTGGCAGATGCGCTTCGACCTGGCCCAGGGCTTTCCCTGTCTGACCACCAAGAAGCTGCACCTGCGGTCCATCATCCACGAGCTTCTGTGGTTCCTGAAGGGCGAGACCAACATCCGCTACCTGAAGGAGAACGGCGTTTCCATCTGGGACGAGTGGGCCGACGAAAGCGGCGAACTGGGACCGGTCTACGGCTACCAGTGGCGCTCCTGGCCGGCGCCCGACGGCCGGGCCATCGACCAGATTTCCGGGTTGCTGGACCAGATCCGTCGCAATCCGGATTCGCGGCGCCTGATCGTATCGGCATGGAATCCGGCTGACGTGGACCGTATGGCCCTGCCGCCCTGCCATTGCCTGTTCCAGTTCTATGTGGCCGAGGGCCGCCTGTCCTGCCAGCTTTATCAGCGCAGCGCCGACATCTTCCTGGGCGTGCCCTTCAACATCGCCTCCTATGCCCTGTTGACCCTGATGGTCGCCCAGGTGACCGGCCTCGCGCCCGGCGAGTTCGTCCATACCTTCGGCGACGCCCACCTCTACCTGAACCACTTGGCGCAGGTGGAAACCCAACTGGCCCGCGAGCCCCGGCCGCTGCCGATGCTCCGGATCGATCCCCAGGTGGCCGACCTGTTCGCCTTTCGCTTCGAGGACTTCGAGTTGGTGGGCTACGACCCCCATCCCCACATCAAGGCGGAAGTGGCGGTCTGA
- a CDS encoding dihydrofolate reductase, which translates to MMRVVLIAAVADNGVIGSRGSLPWRLPGDLKRFKALTLGRPVVMGRKTFVSIGKPLPGRLNIVITRDRSAAFDGVRLAHSLPEALAAAADSGAEEAMVIGGAEIYALALPLARRLELTEVAAAPEGDAFFPVFDRSEWREEAREVLPAAGPDSPAHAFVTLVRR; encoded by the coding sequence CTGATGCGCGTCGTTCTGATCGCCGCGGTGGCGGACAACGGCGTCATCGGCAGCCGGGGCAGCCTGCCCTGGCGCCTGCCGGGCGACCTGAAACGGTTCAAGGCCCTGACCCTGGGCAGGCCGGTGGTCATGGGCCGCAAGACTTTCGTTTCCATCGGCAAGCCCTTGCCGGGCCGGCTGAACATCGTGATTACCCGAGACCGTTCGGCCGCCTTCGACGGCGTCCGGCTGGCCCATTCCCTGCCTGAGGCCCTGGCGGCGGCCGCGGACTCGGGGGCGGAAGAGGCCATGGTGATCGGCGGGGCGGAAATCTACGCCTTGGCCCTGCCCCTGGCCCGCCGCCTGGAGCTGACCGAGGTGGCCGCCGCCCCCGAGGGCGATGCCTTCTTTCCGGTCTTCGACCGCTCGGAATGGCGGGAAGAGGCGCGCGAGGTCCTGCCCGCCGCCGGCCCCGACAGCCCGGCGCATGCCTTCGTGACCCTGGTGCGCCGGTAG
- a CDS encoding NAD kinase, which yields MQFRHLAFVAAPQEEAQDALRRLQALYPHVAAEQADLVVALGGDGFMLRTLHQFMEKGVPIYGMNRGTVGFLMNEYREEDLPDRLKRARAIRLRPLRMVAQDIHGRTHQAVAVNEVSLLRETRQAAKIRILVDGVERMEELVCDGALVATPAGSTAYNNAVHGTILPLEAQLVALTPISAFRPRRWRGALLPHGVTVVFEILHAEERRVSAVADHVEVRDVARVEVREDAGLATTLLFDPEHSLEERILKEQFLP from the coding sequence ATGCAGTTCCGGCATCTCGCCTTCGTCGCCGCCCCTCAGGAAGAAGCCCAGGATGCCCTGCGGCGCCTGCAGGCGCTCTATCCTCACGTGGCGGCCGAACAGGCCGATCTGGTGGTGGCCCTGGGCGGCGACGGCTTCATGCTGCGGACCCTGCACCAGTTCATGGAAAAAGGGGTGCCGATCTACGGCATGAATCGGGGCACGGTCGGCTTTTTGATGAACGAGTACCGCGAGGAAGACTTGCCGGACCGCCTGAAGCGGGCGCGCGCCATCCGGCTCCGGCCTCTGCGCATGGTGGCCCAGGACATCCATGGACGCACCCACCAGGCGGTGGCGGTGAACGAAGTATCCCTGCTGCGTGAAACCCGTCAGGCGGCCAAGATCCGCATCCTGGTCGACGGGGTGGAACGCATGGAGGAACTGGTCTGCGACGGCGCCCTGGTCGCCACCCCGGCGGGCAGCACGGCCTACAACAACGCGGTGCACGGCACCATCCTGCCCCTGGAGGCGCAACTGGTGGCTCTTACCCCCATCAGCGCCTTCCGGCCGCGCCGTTGGCGGGGTGCCCTGCTGCCCCACGGGGTGACGGTGGTGTTCGAGATCCTTCATGCCGAGGAACGCCGGGTCAGCGCGGTAGCCGACCATGTGGAGGTGCGCGACGTGGCCCGCGTCGAGGTACGGGAGGACGCCGGACTTGCCACCACGCTGCTGTTCGATCCCGAACACAGCCTGGAGGAACGCATCCTCAAGGAACAGTTCCTGCCTTAG
- a CDS encoding quinone-dependent dihydroorotate dehydrogenase — protein sequence MDFYCVIGPAIRLLDAETAHGLAIKALRTGLVPPPPPFDDACLRTTVWGLDFPNPVGLGAGFDKNAEVPGPLLAQGFGFVEVGTVTPRPQPGNPKPRLFRLSADGGVINRMGFNNEGAAPMAARLKSPRTGLIGVNLGKNKDSEDAIADYVLGIETLGPLADYLVVNVSSPNTPGLRALQGREPLAALLAAAMAARDALPAGRRPPLLLKIAPDLTDEDREDIAQVVLDVGIDGLIATNTTIDRPPGLRDARRGEMGGLSGRPLFEPSTRVLSAMYRLTGGRLPLVGVGGVASGRDAYAKIRAGASLVQLYSALVYQGPGLVNRIKRDLSALLKADGFARVADAVGADHR from the coding sequence ATGGATTTCTATTGCGTTATCGGGCCGGCCATCCGACTCCTGGATGCCGAAACAGCTCACGGGCTGGCGATCAAGGCTCTGCGGACCGGGCTGGTTCCGCCGCCGCCCCCGTTCGACGACGCCTGCCTGCGCACCACCGTCTGGGGCCTGGATTTTCCCAATCCGGTCGGCCTGGGCGCCGGCTTCGACAAGAATGCCGAAGTGCCGGGGCCCTTGCTGGCCCAGGGGTTCGGCTTCGTCGAGGTGGGCACCGTCACCCCCCGCCCGCAGCCCGGAAATCCCAAGCCCCGGCTGTTCCGCCTGTCGGCGGACGGTGGCGTCATCAACCGCATGGGCTTCAACAACGAAGGTGCCGCCCCCATGGCCGCCCGCCTAAAGAGCCCCCGGACGGGCCTGATCGGCGTCAACCTGGGCAAGAACAAGGATTCCGAAGACGCCATCGCCGACTACGTGCTGGGCATCGAAACCCTGGGGCCGTTGGCCGACTATCTGGTGGTCAACGTCTCGTCGCCCAACACGCCGGGCCTGCGCGCCCTGCAGGGCCGCGAGCCCTTGGCGGCCTTGCTGGCGGCGGCCATGGCGGCGCGCGACGCCCTGCCCGCCGGCCGGCGTCCGCCGCTGCTGCTCAAGATCGCCCCCGACCTGACGGATGAGGATCGCGAGGATATCGCCCAAGTGGTGCTGGATGTGGGCATCGACGGCCTGATCGCCACCAACACCACCATCGACCGGCCGCCCGGTCTGCGCGATGCCAGGCGCGGGGAAATGGGGGGCCTGAGCGGTCGGCCGCTGTTCGAGCCTTCCACCCGCGTGCTGTCCGCGATGTACCGCCTGACCGGCGGCAGGCTGCCTCTGGTGGGGGTGGGCGGCGTCGCCTCGGGGCGGGATGCCTACGCCAAGATCCGGGCCGGCGCTTCCCTGGTGCAGCTCTATTCGGCCCTGGTCTATCAGGGCCCCGGCCTGGTGAACCGCATCAAGCGGGACCTGTCGGCCTTGCTGAAGGCCGACGGCTTCGCCAGGGTGGCCGACGCGGTCGGGGCGGACCACCGCTAA